Part of the Acidimicrobiia bacterium genome, CTGGCCGACGCCGGCCCCCCGGTGTGGTTATTGGTCGGGGTGGGCAACGGCGACAACGGTCAGCCCGTTGATGCCGGTGAAGTCGTGCGGGTTGCAGGTGTGGATGGGTAGGTCATTGGCTAGGGCGACTGCAGCGATCATGGCGTCGTAGGCGCGTGCTGCCGGTTTGCGTACGGCTGTTCGCAAAGAGGCGGCGACTTGGCCGAAACTGCGGGCAGCTGCTGCATCATATGGGAGCGCGTCGAAATCAGCTTCGGCTTGTTGCAGGTGGGCTTGGCGGGCGGCGCGTTCCTG contains:
- a CDS encoding type II toxin-antitoxin system VapC family toxin; the encoded protein is MARGILDTGTLILLGRLHETDALPDEPQITAITLAELSVGPLVASNDQERAARQAHLQQAEADFDALPYDAAAARSFGQVAASLRTAVRKPAARAYDAMIAAVALANDLPIHTCNPHDFTGINGLTVVAVAHPDQ